From one Ignavibacteria bacterium genomic stretch:
- a CDS encoding Rrf2 family transcriptional regulator produces MLSKSSTYAIQASAYLARKEALDSLDEHPAVYTPVLEISEALNIPYHFLKKIIAVLVQHKILRSQRSSRGGVALSKPAKTISLLDIIIVADGKEPFTECLLGLKDCSDATPCAMHTTWAVERTRLRLMFSSTTLADVASRMYTKGLRIA; encoded by the coding sequence ATGTTATCGAAATCTTCCACGTATGCAATTCAGGCCAGCGCATATCTCGCGCGGAAGGAGGCATTGGACAGTTTGGACGAGCATCCGGCTGTATACACGCCTGTGCTGGAAATTTCGGAGGCCTTGAACATACCGTATCATTTCCTGAAAAAAATCATAGCCGTCCTGGTTCAGCATAAAATTCTCAGGTCGCAGCGCAGTTCGCGCGGAGGCGTTGCGTTAAGCAAGCCGGCCAAGACGATTTCGCTTCTCGACATTATCATTGTGGCTGATGGGAAGGAACCGTTTACCGAGTGTTTGCTGGGGTTGAAAGACTGCAGTGATGCCACACCGTGTGCAATGCATACAACGTGGGCTGTTGAACGAACCAGATTGCGGCTAATGTTTTCATCAACTACTCTTGCAGATGTGGCTTCAAGGATGTACACAAAAGGACTGCGCATTGCTTAG
- a CDS encoding hemerythrin domain-containing protein codes for MVTIQSTLADIVKQLPAAVDVMYKYKLGFLGESRVSLKDACVMKGLDTTVILNEILSIDPTKSAKCLHVDLWPTSFLVDFIITNHHSFVRTSLPKMIQQMTKVVRKHGELYAETVAILELLEDLYKAFAEHLEDEEKYLFSIAARQFDHNTIKQVVERNEVEHEAVGKKLQRLRVLTNEFQPPEGACGTHRAVYAGIKMLFEDTVQHQYLENAVLFPRLLAQL; via the coding sequence ATGGTTACTATTCAATCAACACTGGCCGACATCGTAAAGCAGCTCCCTGCAGCTGTTGATGTGATGTACAAGTACAAACTTGGCTTCCTGGGTGAAAGTCGCGTATCGCTAAAAGATGCATGTGTCATGAAGGGGCTGGATACTACGGTCATCCTAAACGAGATACTGTCAATAGATCCAACCAAATCTGCAAAGTGTTTGCATGTTGACTTGTGGCCCACCAGTTTTCTTGTTGACTTTATCATTACCAACCACCACTCGTTTGTGCGAACATCTCTTCCGAAAATGATACAGCAGATGACGAAGGTTGTAAGGAAGCATGGTGAACTGTATGCCGAAACAGTTGCAATACTTGAGCTGCTCGAAGACCTTTACAAAGCCTTTGCGGAGCACCTTGAGGATGAAGAGAAGTATCTGTTCTCAATAGCTGCAAGGCAATTCGATCATAACACGATAAAGCAGGTAGTGGAGCGCAATGAGGTAGAGCACGAAGCTGTTGGGAAAAAACTTCAGCGTTTACGTGTCCTTACCAACGAGTTCCAGCCACCGGAGGGAGCCTGTGGCACTCACAGAGCTGTTTATGCGGGCATTAAAATGCTTTTCGAAGATACCGTGCAGCACCAATATCTTGAAAACGCTGTACTCTTTCCGCGGCTGCTCGCCCAACTATAA
- the nosZ gene encoding Sec-dependent nitrous-oxide reductase — protein MSTLHKRLGSLLLAIVALVIVGCSSDGGSAGGALSGDAASRVYVKPGEKDEFYSFVSGGFSGQLAVYGVPSGRLFRVIPVFSVDAEKGYGFSEETKPMLMTSHGFIPWDDAHHPDMSQTGGVPNGKWVFINGNNTPRIARIDLTDFRTKEIIEIPNSGGNHSSPFSTENSEYVVAGTRFSVPIPQEDVSIQEYAQKFKGALSFVKVDQETGRMGIDFQLLVPGFDYDLARAGKGVSKDWMFITCYNSEQAHTMKEINASQNDKDFIIAINWKKCAEAVAQGKGKMVDVDYAHNVYNDETHSATHTMKKQVRVLSPADVADALYYLPTPKSPHGCDVDPSGELIVGGGKLATVIPVMSFSKMQSAISAKKFDKVIDGIPVLNYQACLAGEVPRPGLGPLHTEFDGKGYAYTSMFVSSEIVKWSLKDFKVVDRVPTYYSIGHLMIPGGNSTKPWGKYVIAYNKITKDRYLPTGPELTQSAQLYDISGDKMQLLLDFPTIGEPHYGVACPADLITKNSRKIFQLAENKHPHVARKESEARVERKGNEVHVYITSIRSHFAPDNIEGVKVGDKVFWHVTNVEQDWDVPHGFAVLGANTSELLIMPGETATITWEPKKAGVFPFYCTDFCSALHQEMQGYVRVTNGGTGELTWNNKK, from the coding sequence ATGAGTACGCTCCATAAGCGTTTAGGATCTCTCCTGCTGGCAATTGTTGCCTTGGTCATTGTTGGCTGTTCTTCAGATGGCGGGTCAGCCGGCGGTGCCCTTTCGGGGGATGCTGCTTCACGGGTTTATGTTAAGCCCGGTGAAAAAGACGAGTTTTACAGTTTTGTATCGGGTGGTTTCAGCGGTCAGCTTGCTGTGTACGGAGTACCCAGTGGACGCCTGTTCCGCGTAATCCCGGTTTTCTCGGTAGATGCCGAAAAAGGTTATGGCTTCTCCGAAGAAACCAAACCAATGCTGATGACGTCGCACGGTTTTATTCCATGGGATGACGCCCACCACCCCGACATGTCGCAAACCGGTGGTGTGCCCAACGGCAAATGGGTTTTCATTAACGGCAACAACACGCCCCGTATTGCACGCATTGACCTGACGGATTTCAGAACGAAGGAAATCATCGAGATCCCCAATAGCGGTGGCAACCACAGCTCGCCGTTCTCGACGGAAAATTCCGAATACGTAGTTGCCGGTACACGCTTCTCTGTTCCTATCCCACAAGAAGATGTATCTATTCAGGAGTATGCCCAGAAATTTAAAGGGGCTTTGTCATTCGTAAAGGTTGACCAGGAAACCGGTCGTATGGGTATTGACTTCCAGTTGCTTGTACCCGGGTTTGACTATGACCTTGCTCGCGCAGGTAAAGGAGTCTCGAAAGACTGGATGTTTATTACCTGCTACAATAGCGAACAAGCCCATACAATGAAGGAGATCAACGCTTCGCAAAACGATAAGGACTTCATCATTGCCATCAACTGGAAAAAGTGTGCCGAGGCTGTTGCTCAGGGCAAGGGCAAGATGGTAGATGTAGATTACGCACATAACGTGTACAACGATGAAACACACAGCGCCACACACACAATGAAAAAGCAAGTACGCGTTCTGTCACCTGCCGATGTTGCTGATGCTCTGTACTATTTACCAACACCGAAGTCACCCCACGGGTGCGACGTTGATCCGTCCGGTGAACTTATCGTTGGCGGTGGTAAGCTTGCAACTGTTATCCCGGTTATGTCATTCTCGAAAATGCAGTCAGCAATCAGTGCCAAGAAATTCGATAAGGTTATTGACGGTATCCCGGTGTTGAACTATCAGGCTTGCCTGGCAGGCGAAGTACCACGTCCGGGACTTGGGCCTCTCCATACTGAATTCGACGGTAAGGGTTATGCCTATACTTCGATGTTCGTATCGTCTGAAATCGTAAAATGGTCACTGAAAGATTTTAAAGTTGTTGACCGCGTGCCAACCTACTATTCTATCGGTCACCTTATGATTCCGGGTGGTAACTCAACCAAGCCGTGGGGCAAGTATGTAATTGCATACAACAAGATCACCAAGGACCGCTACCTGCCCACAGGACCAGAGCTAACACAGTCGGCACAGCTCTATGATATCTCTGGCGACAAAATGCAACTCCTTCTGGACTTCCCAACGATAGGAGAGCCCCACTATGGTGTGGCATGTCCGGCTGACCTGATTACGAAGAACTCACGCAAGATTTTCCAGCTTGCCGAGAATAAACACCCGCACGTTGCTCGCAAAGAATCAGAAGCACGTGTAGAGCGTAAAGGAAACGAAGTTCATGTTTACATTACGTCTATTCGCTCACACTTTGCCCCTGATAATATCGAAGGCGTTAAGGTCGGCGATAAGGTGTTCTGGCACGTAACCAATGTTGAGCAAGACTGGGACGTTCCGCACGGTTTTGCTGTCCTGGGTGCCAACACATCCGAACTGCTCATTATGCCGGGTGAAACCGCAACAATTACATGGGAGCCCAAAAAAGCCGGAGTCTTTCCGTTCTACTGTACTGATTTCTGCTCTGCACTCCACCAGGAAATGCAGGGATACGTACGGGTAACAAATGGTGGCACCGGAGAATTAACCTGGAATAACAAGAAATAA
- a CDS encoding TonB-dependent receptor, with protein sequence MFLNRCIVFAGIFFCVYFVNAQDTIRSVTAQQVTVSADPLTMPWRTDRPVSASSSVDQLMRFSGLSLIQRASGFAGEAMIQGLRGGQISTTIDGMKIHAACIDKMDPATAYVELDNIRTMNVSADGTDLRYASGLGASVNFSTQQPDYRSDLRCLTDASAESNGFGRRLRADVSAGSESAAYRIGYTYRATNDVSVGGGDVISRSGFSKHNINLVGRTRITKSSELVATAIIDRAIDAMYPVLLMDTRNADAYIGALTWNNRWTPAVTSSVKFYGNSVIHNMDDYSRPIEEIRTRRFMPNMNMPMHGTSNVLGLLSEVSLFTASTLYSVILDASYLAANATMDMIPLDTTVSPMHMINIGDARIGTLGVVASADHTVSSRVSVRGSARFDVSNRTLNNEIFRSVLSGYFPGINPDKTVTAFSASGGLYYDVSETIQLRSVLSYAQRMPTQLEVYGFYIYDPGIDAIVNGNPDLKNESSVNVSVGCSYGTDDFTVSVNTFVRSISDYIATDTNVVYDGSNRVPIRTISNIGAAWIRGFDISALTAVTSWCSIQGSVQALWGNSVLYSEPLPLISPPSATIRTIVGNPEIQAELLMTGALAQERTSHIILPEDSTGAWWRSDILLAWQPTRAIRVQAGCTNLFDRLYHEHTSINNLPSAGRSFVLGARLVL encoded by the coding sequence ATGTTCCTTAACCGTTGTATCGTATTTGCCGGCATTTTCTTCTGTGTGTATTTCGTTAATGCGCAAGACACGATCCGTTCCGTAACGGCCCAACAGGTTACGGTCTCCGCCGATCCGCTAACGATGCCATGGCGAACAGATCGTCCGGTTTCAGCGTCGAGTTCTGTAGATCAACTCATGAGGTTCAGCGGCCTTTCTCTTATTCAGCGTGCATCCGGCTTTGCCGGCGAAGCCATGATACAAGGGTTACGCGGCGGACAAATCTCAACAACAATCGACGGGATGAAAATTCATGCGGCGTGCATCGACAAAATGGATCCTGCTACAGCATATGTAGAGCTTGACAATATTCGTACTATGAACGTCTCGGCTGACGGTACTGATTTGCGCTATGCTTCGGGATTGGGTGCATCAGTTAACTTCTCTACCCAGCAGCCTGATTATCGGAGCGACCTTCGCTGCCTTACCGATGCATCGGCTGAATCAAATGGTTTTGGAAGAAGGCTTCGGGCTGACGTAAGCGCAGGCTCTGAGTCTGCAGCTTACCGCATTGGTTATACATATCGGGCCACAAATGATGTCAGCGTTGGAGGTGGTGACGTAATATCTCGATCAGGTTTTAGCAAACATAATATCAACCTGGTTGGACGAACTCGGATTACTAAATCATCGGAACTGGTTGCTACTGCCATTATTGACCGAGCAATCGATGCCATGTATCCGGTTTTGCTGATGGACACCCGGAATGCCGATGCCTATATCGGTGCGCTCACCTGGAATAATCGCTGGACACCAGCTGTTACGTCATCAGTTAAATTTTATGGTAACAGTGTTATCCACAACATGGACGATTACAGTCGGCCGATTGAAGAAATTCGAACCCGGCGGTTTATGCCCAATATGAACATGCCTATGCATGGTACATCAAACGTTCTTGGCCTGCTCTCTGAAGTATCGCTTTTTACTGCTTCTACACTATACTCCGTTATTCTGGATGCATCGTACCTTGCTGCAAATGCTACAATGGACATGATTCCGCTGGACACGACGGTTTCCCCAATGCACATGATCAATATTGGAGATGCTCGCATTGGTACTCTTGGCGTTGTTGCCTCAGCAGACCATACCGTGAGCTCTCGCGTCTCGGTTCGTGGCTCCGCACGGTTTGATGTTTCAAACAGAACACTGAATAACGAGATTTTTCGCAGCGTGTTAAGCGGATACTTTCCCGGGATTAACCCTGATAAAACCGTTACCGCATTCAGTGCATCCGGGGGGCTTTACTATGATGTTTCAGAAACAATTCAGCTTCGGTCTGTTTTATCGTACGCACAGCGTATGCCAACACAGCTTGAGGTATATGGATTCTATATTTACGATCCTGGCATCGACGCAATTGTAAATGGCAACCCTGATCTGAAGAACGAGTCGTCTGTTAATGTCTCGGTTGGATGCTCCTATGGCACCGATGACTTCACTGTTAGTGTTAACACCTTTGTACGATCAATTTCTGACTATATCGCAACTGACACCAATGTTGTATATGACGGAAGTAACCGCGTGCCAATCCGCACGATATCCAACATTGGCGCTGCCTGGATACGGGGCTTTGATATTTCTGCTCTTACGGCCGTAACGTCATGGTGCAGCATTCAGGGATCTGTACAGGCCTTGTGGGGTAATTCGGTATTGTATTCTGAACCACTGCCACTGATTAGTCCTCCATCTGCTACCATACGGACCATTGTAGGGAACCCCGAAATTCAGGCTGAGCTGCTAATGACTGGCGCTTTAGCTCAGGAACGTACCTCGCACATTATTCTACCCGAAGATTCAACCGGTGCATGGTGGCGATCAGACATCCTTCTGGCATGGCAACCAACCCGCGCAATACGTGTACAGGCAGGATGTACTAACCTGTTTGATCGGCTGTATCATGAACATACAAGCATAAACAACCTGCCCTCAGCGGGACGATCATTCGTTCTTGGAGCAAGGCTGGTACTATGA
- a CDS encoding FixH family protein, whose amino-acid sequence MTFKLIFATVLVGLIAGCSSNPTQPVTPDQISKMLIASRSSGGYKVELYADSALSVGYNVLFIRTHYQGNVLHNAGVTINPDMDMGMYHHSCPVEQPSSSVAGDSGLYSCASVFTMPSDSAWIINVTVEDPDRGNTVQVTLPITVKPAKRVYTFRDTTAGIMYVASVVHKKPVVGMNDISFLLHSTTDKFVFIPVNNATIVFDPSMPSMGHGSYGNVQPGTPVNGWYSGRVNYSMSGDWLVTASITLPSGLFAQAPFPVYVP is encoded by the coding sequence ATGACATTTAAACTGATTTTCGCAACTGTGCTTGTGGGGCTTATAGCAGGGTGCAGCTCTAACCCAACACAGCCGGTAACACCCGACCAAATTTCTAAAATGCTTATAGCCTCCCGGTCTTCGGGAGGCTATAAAGTTGAGCTTTATGCTGACTCAGCGCTTTCTGTTGGATACAACGTGTTGTTTATTCGCACCCACTACCAGGGAAATGTTCTGCATAATGCAGGCGTTACCATCAACCCCGATATGGATATGGGAATGTATCACCACTCCTGTCCGGTGGAACAACCATCATCATCTGTGGCAGGTGACAGCGGGCTGTATTCTTGCGCCTCGGTGTTTACCATGCCTTCTGATTCAGCATGGATTATTAACGTCACGGTTGAAGATCCTGATCGTGGGAACACGGTTCAGGTTACTCTGCCGATTACAGTGAAACCTGCCAAGCGGGTATATACCTTTCGGGATACCACTGCCGGCATCATGTATGTTGCTTCCGTAGTACACAAAAAACCCGTTGTTGGTATGAATGATATTAGTTTTTTGCTTCATTCAACAACCGATAAGTTTGTTTTTATACCCGTAAATAATGCAACGATTGTATTTGATCCATCCATGCCGTCAATGGGCCATGGCAGCTACGGGAATGTTCAACCAGGCACACCGGTAAATGGATGGTATTCTGGTCGAGTTAATTACTCAATGTCGGGCGACTGGCTGGTAACAGCCAGCATTACTCTGCCAAGCGGACTGTTTGCCCAAGCCCCTTTCCCAGTTTATGTTCCTTAA
- a CDS encoding nitrous oxide reductase accessory protein NosL, with translation MTLRLSCLLLTLLFLVACSEPAPRGINYDKEQCASCKMGITDQKFGAEIVTKKGKIFVFDAPECMINYIQAGTVSSDDVHSLWVTNFLEPGTLIKAETACYLHSDMIHSPMTLDVAAFKDSATCEKVRLNFAGDVLNFDAVRKLVLQ, from the coding sequence ATGACGCTTCGGCTATCATGCTTGCTGCTCACTCTGCTGTTCCTTGTTGCTTGTTCCGAACCGGCACCTCGGGGTATTAACTACGATAAGGAGCAGTGCGCCTCGTGCAAGATGGGTATTACGGACCAGAAGTTCGGTGCTGAAATTGTCACGAAGAAAGGAAAAATCTTCGTTTTTGACGCACCGGAATGCATGATTAACTACATACAGGCAGGTACGGTCAGTTCCGATGATGTGCACTCGTTGTGGGTAACAAACTTTCTTGAGCCGGGTACTCTGATTAAGGCAGAAACGGCATGCTACCTGCACAGCGATATGATTCATTCACCAATGACGTTGGATGTTGCTGCATTTAAGGATTCTGCCACCTGCGAAAAGGTACGGCTGAATTTTGCCGGCGACGTGTTAAACTTTGATGCAGTTCGAAAGTTAGTTCTACAGTAG
- a CDS encoding cytochrome c produces MKTLYRKARVHLVLVATALLVVACGSNESGSSDEVPSFMEKQQEKKTYGIIKSVDVGPGIDAKMAAAGHEVFDLKCTACHKMDERYVGPALGDVTNRRPPEYIMNMILDTETMLANDDTAKCLLQEFLITMPNQSVDEKDARAVLEYLRDYASKSK; encoded by the coding sequence ATGAAAACACTTTACAGGAAAGCCCGTGTTCATCTTGTACTTGTTGCAACAGCACTGCTTGTAGTGGCTTGCGGGTCAAACGAGTCTGGCAGCAGTGACGAAGTTCCGTCGTTCATGGAAAAGCAGCAGGAAAAGAAAACCTACGGGATTATTAAAAGTGTTGATGTTGGCCCTGGTATAGATGCCAAAATGGCTGCTGCAGGGCATGAGGTTTTTGATCTGAAGTGTACTGCCTGCCATAAAATGGACGAGCGCTACGTTGGTCCGGCACTGGGTGACGTAACAAACAGAAGGCCTCCGGAATACATTATGAACATGATTCTGGATACAGAAACCATGCTTGCAAACGATGATACTGCTAAGTGTTTGCTTCAGGAGTTTCTGATTACCATGCCTAACCAAAGTGTTGACGAAAAGGATGCTCGTGCCGTTCTTGAGTATCTCCGCGACTATGCAAGTAAATCCAAATAA